In Hyphomicrobiales bacterium, the sequence CACGCGGTCTTTATATTTAGCAGCGCAAATACAAGCTGTACTGCTTGTCGTTGCTAGCTCGTCCAAATATTTGGGATTATCTATGAAGGTTAAGTGCCCCGCGCCCGCATCAGAAAGCGGTGCTACACCTATAATTTCGTCAGTTGTGCTGCCATTCTC encodes:
- a CDS encoding LpxD N-terminal domain-containing protein encodes the protein MKDTDQKFFDDPQPLSVRAVAASLKADFIENGSTTDEIIGVAPLSDAGAGHLTFIDNPKYLDELATTSSTACICAAKYKDRV